One region of Alcanivorax sediminis genomic DNA includes:
- a CDS encoding S1 family peptidase, producing MYRLMLVLCFWTGLVQTVTASEAQPRIIGGQDVTTVRPWMAEVEISRSGDPTRSSTLCGGTLIAPQWVVTAAHCVVGDGETLTADILFVSLGGTNRLNSALEHHGISSVLVHPSYRSDNYHNDIALLRLDSPSKLSTMDLAKVEVVEQITASPKESLLALGWGYTNNSDQTLSDTLQQVQLDYVSYSYCASQWSQIWSGQICAGEMDPAPKAQDTCRGDSGGPLIYSQDGQQWLVGITSYGHDTCATSGVPGVYTRVDSYLDWLESATSGLLVDLETQGLPEKHYQAPGTALSVNASLINRSVINKATNVGLTVRHEAGLAVSVSGWSCLAASANETRCTAGKNLYVGDGLGSINLKFSNGGQEWAGDVNVRPSSDGYDYFSLPSESFKLVFSDQPDIVLSVSSQRRSDGRVVMTARVENAATHRAASRARLGFQMPDGWQAIVPDSCYGSELVQCGLGDMAPGEVAVQQLVMEGSGYGVVSVKVWTDNGDFPSGDNQAASYPALARSVATTSAPGPASDSGGGGGGAIAGLALLLLAGGAVRRRLNQ from the coding sequence ATGTATCGTTTGATGTTGGTTCTGTGTTTTTGGACGGGGCTGGTTCAGACGGTAACGGCGTCAGAGGCCCAGCCCCGAATCATCGGGGGACAGGATGTAACAACAGTGAGGCCCTGGATGGCCGAGGTGGAAATCAGCCGTTCCGGTGATCCAACAAGGTCTTCAACGCTGTGTGGTGGCACCCTGATTGCCCCTCAGTGGGTGGTAACAGCGGCCCACTGTGTTGTGGGGGATGGAGAAACATTGACGGCAGATATCCTGTTCGTTTCTCTCGGTGGCACCAACCGGTTGAATAGTGCACTGGAGCATCATGGTATCTCTTCTGTATTGGTGCACCCTTCCTATCGGTCTGACAACTATCATAACGATATCGCGCTGTTGCGCCTGGATTCACCCAGTAAGCTGAGCACCATGGACCTGGCCAAGGTCGAAGTGGTTGAGCAAATCACAGCCAGCCCCAAGGAGTCCCTGCTTGCCCTTGGTTGGGGCTATACCAACAACAGTGACCAGACACTTTCCGATACCTTGCAGCAGGTACAGCTGGATTACGTTTCCTATAGCTACTGTGCCAGCCAGTGGAGCCAGATCTGGAGTGGCCAGATCTGTGCCGGTGAAATGGACCCTGCCCCAAAGGCGCAGGACACCTGCCGTGGTGACAGCGGAGGCCCACTGATTTACAGCCAGGACGGCCAGCAATGGCTGGTGGGGATCACCAGCTACGGGCACGACACCTGTGCCACCAGCGGTGTTCCAGGTGTGTACACCCGGGTCGACAGCTATCTGGACTGGCTGGAAAGCGCCACCTCCGGGCTGCTGGTGGATCTGGAAACCCAGGGGTTACCGGAAAAGCATTATCAGGCACCGGGAACCGCGCTGAGTGTCAACGCCAGTCTTATCAACCGCAGTGTGATCAATAAAGCGACCAATGTGGGGCTCACGGTTCGTCATGAGGCAGGTTTGGCGGTCTCAGTGTCTGGCTGGAGTTGTTTAGCTGCAAGCGCGAACGAAACCCGTTGTACCGCTGGCAAGAACCTCTACGTAGGTGATGGCCTGGGCTCTATCAACCTCAAATTCAGTAATGGTGGGCAAGAATGGGCCGGCGACGTTAACGTGCGACCTTCCAGTGATGGCTACGACTATTTCAGCCTGCCTTCCGAGAGCTTCAAGCTGGTATTCAGCGACCAGCCAGACATAGTTCTCAGCGTGTCCAGCCAGCGCCGTTCTGATGGCAGGGTGGTGATGACTGCCCGGGTGGAGAATGCGGCGACTCACCGTGCAGCGTCACGAGCTCGACTGGGCTTCCAGATGCCCGATGGCTGGCAGGCGATTGTGCCGGATAGCTGTTATGGCTCTGAACTGGTGCAGTGCGGTCTTGGGGACATGGCACCAGGTGAAGTGGCTGTCCAGCAGTTGGTTATGGAGGGCAGTGGTTACGGCGTAGTGTCTGTCAAAGTGTGGACCGACAACGGTGATTTTCCCAGCGGTGACAATCAGGCGGCCAGTTATCCTGCGTTGGCACGCAGTGTCGCCACCACCAGCGCCCCCGGCCCGGCAAGCGATTCCGGTGGTGGTGGGGGCGGCGCTATTGCGGGGCTTGCTCTGCTATTACTGGCCGGGGGTGCTGTTCGCCGGCGGCTCAACCAGTGA
- a CDS encoding PilZ domain-containing protein: MKMPGGRSGILSLSIKDKAVLYSAYMPFITNGGLFIPTDKQYKLGEEIFLLLNIMDEADKIPVAGKVVWITPKGAQGNRSAGIGVQFSDQDDTARVTIENHLAGSLESDRPTHTM; this comes from the coding sequence ATGAAGATGCCCGGCGGACGTAGCGGGATTCTTTCTCTGTCCATCAAGGACAAGGCGGTACTGTACTCGGCCTATATGCCCTTTATTACCAACGGCGGCCTGTTCATCCCGACTGACAAGCAGTACAAGCTGGGTGAGGAGATTTTCCTGCTGCTCAACATCATGGATGAGGCGGACAAGATTCCGGTGGCCGGTAAGGTTGTCTGGATCACTCCCAAAGGTGCCCAGGGCAACCGCAGTGCCGGTATCGGCGTGCAGTTCTCGGATCAGGATGATACCGCCAGGGTGACCATCGAGAATCATCTGGCCGGCTCGCTGGAATCAGATCGACCTACGCATACGATGTGA
- a CDS encoding DUF1285 domain-containing protein yields the protein MNKADDLLSLLEKAGKDEQGLPPVEQWKPQRHADIDMRIARDGTWYYEGSPIQRERMVALFSTILLREGEDYFLITPVEKLRIQVDDAPFVAGEVQQVDGKLVFTTNVGSHVVASGDHPIWVEIDPQTAEPSPYITVRKNLRALIGRSAFYQLIDWGKEVDGKLVVESGGERFELGALEE from the coding sequence ATGAACAAGGCCGACGACCTGCTTTCCCTGTTGGAAAAAGCGGGAAAGGACGAGCAGGGGTTACCACCGGTGGAGCAGTGGAAGCCACAACGCCATGCCGACATCGACATGCGTATCGCCCGTGATGGGACCTGGTATTACGAGGGCTCACCCATCCAGCGGGAGCGGATGGTGGCACTGTTTTCTACGATTCTGCTGCGTGAGGGAGAGGACTATTTCCTGATCACGCCGGTGGAAAAGTTGCGTATTCAGGTCGACGACGCCCCCTTTGTTGCAGGTGAGGTTCAGCAAGTGGATGGCAAGCTGGTTTTCACCACCAATGTGGGCAGCCATGTGGTTGCCTCCGGCGATCACCCCATTTGGGTCGAGATCGATCCGCAAACCGCAGAGCCGTCTCCCTACATTACCGTGCGCAAGAACCTGCGTGCTCTCATCGGACGCAGCGCCTTCTATCAGTTGATTGATTGGGGAAAGGAAGTCGATGGCAAGCTGGTGGTTGAGAGTGGCGGGGAGAGGTTTGAGCTGGGCGCGCTGGAAGAATGA
- the rmuC gene encoding DNA recombination protein RmuC, which yields MNQFLIPGLAALAGAILAALLVWLLERRRQSHLALQWQEEKHQLREPLAQLPLLKEQLQVAVQQHRDAESRAQQLAAEKARLEERLAGQEEKLAFAEKSRELLKQEFEHLSAKIFEQRSKQLQEQQHQGLDGVLKPFREQLNDFRRRVDQIHSDETRTQATLMEQLSQLRGLNQQMHEDAKNLTDALKGQVKTQGNWGEMILERVLESSGLTRGREYETQVAFKDESGQRRLPDAIVRLPENKDVVVDAKVSLIAYERLSSATTQEEREQALREHLASLRSHIKGLDIKDYSGLEGIQSLDFVLLFIPIEGAFMVAMEQDSSLYTDAFARNIVLVSPTTLLVTLRTIQNIWRYEYQNRNALDIADRAGKICDQVSLIDESLGDLGDKLNKAHTAWETTHSRLTQGRGNLLRQANQLMDLGAKARRALPRAEDDEIDA from the coding sequence ATGAATCAGTTCCTGATCCCGGGTCTGGCTGCTCTGGCGGGCGCGATCCTGGCAGCATTGCTTGTATGGCTGTTGGAGCGCCGCCGCCAGAGCCATCTCGCCTTGCAGTGGCAGGAAGAGAAACACCAGCTTCGCGAGCCGCTGGCTCAGTTACCGTTGCTCAAGGAGCAGCTTCAGGTCGCCGTACAGCAGCATCGTGATGCTGAGTCCCGTGCCCAGCAGCTCGCCGCTGAAAAGGCGCGCCTGGAAGAGCGCCTGGCAGGGCAGGAAGAGAAGCTGGCGTTTGCGGAGAAAAGCCGTGAGCTACTGAAGCAGGAATTCGAGCACCTTTCGGCAAAGATCTTCGAGCAGCGCAGCAAGCAGTTGCAAGAACAGCAGCATCAGGGGCTGGACGGGGTGTTGAAGCCTTTCCGGGAGCAGCTGAACGACTTCCGGCGTCGGGTGGATCAGATCCACAGTGATGAAACCCGTACCCAGGCTACCTTGATGGAGCAGTTAAGCCAGCTTCGCGGGCTGAATCAGCAGATGCATGAGGACGCCAAAAACCTCACCGATGCGCTCAAGGGGCAGGTTAAAACCCAGGGTAACTGGGGGGAGATGATTCTCGAGCGGGTGTTGGAGTCTTCCGGACTCACTCGCGGCCGCGAGTATGAAACCCAGGTGGCTTTCAAGGATGAGAGTGGCCAGCGGCGCTTGCCCGATGCCATTGTGCGTTTGCCGGAAAACAAGGATGTGGTGGTCGATGCCAAAGTGTCGCTGATAGCCTATGAACGCTTGTCTTCAGCAACCACACAGGAAGAGCGAGAGCAGGCTCTGCGCGAGCATCTGGCGTCGTTGCGGAGTCATATCAAAGGGCTGGATATCAAGGATTACAGTGGTCTGGAGGGTATTCAGAGCCTGGATTTCGTGCTGCTGTTCATCCCCATTGAAGGTGCCTTCATGGTGGCCATGGAGCAGGACTCCAGCCTGTATACGGACGCCTTCGCACGCAATATTGTACTGGTGAGTCCCACAACGCTGTTGGTGACGTTGCGCACTATTCAGAATATCTGGCGCTACGAATACCAGAACCGTAATGCGCTGGATATTGCCGACCGGGCCGGCAAGATCTGTGACCAAGTGTCCCTGATCGACGAGTCACTTGGGGATCTGGGTGACAAGCTGAACAAGGCCCATACCGCATGGGAAACCACCCATAGCCGACTTACCCAAGGCAGGGGTAACCTGCTGCGCCAGGCGAACCAGCTGATGGATCTTGGCGCCAAAGCCCGCCGTGCGTTACCTCGGGCGGAGGATGACGAGATCGACGCCTGA
- a CDS encoding TatD family hydrolase yields the protein MSVATFVDSHCHLDRLNLDAHDGDFAAMMAASEEAGVSHMLCIGVDLETFPNVQALAEQYPHVFASVGVHPLYKESREPSVAELLERAAHPKVIAIGETGLDYFYAKEERDWQKRYFIAHIQAARETGLPLVVHTRGAKDDTLNLLREHGGGEVKGVLHCFTEDLDMALQAIDLGFYISISGIVTFRNAQSLRDTVKALPIEKLLIETDSPWLAPVPFRGKPNEPRFVANVAECVAELKGVTVEQLGQITADNFFTLFEKAQR from the coding sequence ATGTCTGTTGCCACTTTTGTGGATTCTCATTGTCACCTTGATCGTCTGAACCTGGATGCCCATGACGGTGATTTTGCGGCCATGATGGCGGCCTCTGAGGAGGCGGGCGTCAGTCATATGCTGTGTATTGGCGTGGACCTTGAGACCTTCCCGAATGTGCAGGCGTTGGCCGAGCAGTATCCGCATGTCTTTGCCAGTGTGGGCGTGCACCCGCTCTACAAGGAATCCCGTGAGCCGTCGGTGGCAGAGCTGCTGGAACGGGCTGCTCATCCCAAGGTGATTGCCATCGGTGAGACCGGGCTGGATTACTTCTATGCCAAGGAAGAGCGGGATTGGCAGAAACGCTATTTCATTGCACACATTCAGGCGGCAAGGGAAACCGGGCTGCCGCTCGTGGTGCACACCCGGGGCGCTAAAGACGATACCCTCAATCTGCTCCGAGAACACGGCGGGGGGGAAGTGAAGGGAGTCTTGCACTGCTTTACCGAAGATCTGGATATGGCGCTGCAGGCCATTGATCTGGGGTTTTATATTTCCATTTCCGGCATCGTCACTTTCCGCAACGCGCAATCACTGCGTGACACGGTCAAGGCGCTGCCCATTGAAAAGCTGTTGATTGAAACCGATTCTCCCTGGCTGGCGCCGGTACCCTTTCGCGGCAAACCTAATGAGCCCCGCTTTGTCGCCAATGTGGCCGAGTGTGTTGCTGAGCTGAAAGGCGTCACAGTGGAACAGCTTGGCCAGATTACCGCCGACAATTTCTTTACTCTCTTCGAGAAGGCACAACGATGA
- the tmk gene encoding dTMP kinase: MSGRFITLEGGEGAGKSSNMEWLAERLRAAGKTVLLTREPGGTPLAESIREVLLAPSEETMADDTELLLVFAARAQHLAEKIRPALARGEWVLCDRFVDATWAYQGAGRGLDRQAIGSLEQWVVANSQPDMTILFDIPVEAGMARAGKRAALDRIEQEDMAFFERIRECYLQRANQQPGRFRVVDALQPLEAVRDQIAPLIEEMLSWP, translated from the coding sequence ATGAGTGGACGCTTCATCACTCTGGAAGGGGGCGAAGGTGCCGGCAAATCCAGCAACATGGAATGGTTAGCGGAACGGCTGAGGGCCGCGGGAAAGACGGTTTTGCTTACCCGTGAACCGGGTGGAACCCCGTTGGCTGAGTCCATCCGTGAGGTACTACTGGCACCCTCTGAAGAGACCATGGCGGACGATACCGAGCTGTTGCTGGTTTTTGCGGCCCGAGCCCAGCACCTGGCCGAAAAGATCCGCCCGGCGCTGGCGCGCGGGGAATGGGTGTTGTGTGATCGCTTTGTGGATGCCACCTGGGCCTATCAAGGGGCAGGGCGTGGGCTGGACCGGCAAGCCATCGGATCCCTTGAGCAATGGGTAGTGGCCAACAGTCAGCCGGACATGACGATTCTCTTCGATATTCCTGTGGAGGCCGGCATGGCCCGGGCAGGCAAGCGTGCGGCGCTGGATCGAATTGAACAGGAAGACATGGCTTTCTTTGAGCGGATCCGCGAGTGTTATCTGCAACGGGCGAATCAGCAGCCCGGGCGATTCCGGGTGGTGGATGCCTTGCAGCCGCTGGAGGCAGTGCGCGACCAGATTGCGCCTTTGATCGAGGAGATGCTGTCATGGCCGTAA
- the pabC gene encoding aminodeoxychorismate lyase, protein MSQRQPAMLDSRDRGLAYGDGLFETMRVAADGTIPLQALHLQRLGRGARALAIPLPNQAQLQQALNQATSSLAGPGLIKLILTRGTGGRGYLPPASATPSLLWQTADLPAWSDNDRCYGIEMGVCSQPLFPDPFAGQKHLNRLAQVQSRAEVARQGWQEGLMLSARRQPLEATAMNLFARFKTGWWTPDLALANAGVAGVMREWLLTQLRSRGESVHCDLRPLSQLRDAETVFLTNSVVGVLPVRKLAQWRWGVPDTVLALQAEVDSLFDA, encoded by the coding sequence ATGAGCCAACGGCAACCTGCCATGCTCGATAGCCGTGACAGGGGCCTTGCCTACGGTGACGGCCTCTTCGAAACGATGCGTGTCGCTGCTGATGGCACCATTCCCTTGCAGGCGCTGCACCTTCAGCGCCTGGGCCGCGGCGCCCGAGCGTTGGCCATTCCTTTGCCGAATCAGGCCCAACTGCAACAGGCGCTGAATCAGGCAACGTCCTCCCTTGCTGGCCCGGGCCTGATCAAGCTGATCCTCACCCGTGGCACCGGCGGAAGGGGGTATTTGCCTCCCGCCAGTGCGACCCCTTCCTTGCTTTGGCAGACAGCGGATCTGCCTGCCTGGAGCGACAACGATCGTTGTTATGGGATTGAGATGGGGGTCTGTTCTCAGCCGCTTTTCCCGGATCCGTTTGCCGGGCAAAAACATTTGAACCGTCTTGCCCAGGTGCAGTCCCGGGCCGAGGTGGCTCGTCAGGGTTGGCAGGAAGGTTTGATGCTCTCTGCTCGTCGCCAGCCCCTGGAAGCTACCGCCATGAATCTGTTCGCCCGATTTAAAACCGGTTGGTGGACACCGGATCTGGCCTTGGCCAATGCCGGCGTGGCCGGGGTAATGCGCGAGTGGCTGCTGACACAACTGCGCTCCCGTGGCGAATCAGTCCACTGCGATTTGCGGCCGCTGTCACAGCTTCGCGATGCTGAGACGGTGTTTCTCACCAACAGTGTTGTCGGTGTGCTCCCCGTGCGTAAACTGGCTCAGTGGCGATGGGGGGTGCCGGATACGGTATTGGCCCTGCAAGCCGAGGTGGATTCACTGTTTGACGCCTGA
- a CDS encoding aminotransferase class V-fold PLP-dependent enzyme, translating to MSTPASDHPEFPQQDDLIYLNHAAVAPWPERTRRAVQAFADANCQVGARDYPHWLKVEQRLRERLAWLIGNVATDEIALLKNTSEGLSVIAQGLPWQPGDQVVISDQEFPSNRIPWQALANQGVEVIEVGLGVDDPEQAVIDAITPSTRLVSLSAVQYGSGLQMNMTRIGQACRARDILFCVDAIQILGTQPFDANEACADFVVADGHKWMLGPEGLALFYCRKEVQPRLTLRQHGWHMIANAGDYSEHEWQVADNAKRFECGSPNMLGIHALEASLSLLQDIGMAEVERELQARVQYLIDGLQERGATLISAMAPERRAGIVTFRLPDESPSETFQRLKQGGVVCAERGGGVRFSPHFYTAFSVIDRALALL from the coding sequence ATGAGCACGCCAGCCTCGGATCACCCCGAGTTTCCCCAGCAGGATGACCTTATCTACCTTAACCACGCCGCCGTTGCGCCCTGGCCTGAGCGCACTCGCCGCGCGGTGCAAGCCTTTGCGGATGCGAATTGCCAGGTGGGCGCCCGTGATTACCCGCACTGGCTAAAGGTCGAGCAGCGTCTGCGGGAGCGCCTGGCATGGCTGATCGGTAACGTTGCCACTGACGAAATTGCCTTGTTGAAAAACACCTCTGAAGGCCTCTCCGTTATCGCTCAGGGACTACCGTGGCAACCTGGCGATCAGGTCGTGATCAGTGACCAGGAATTCCCTTCCAATCGCATCCCCTGGCAGGCGTTGGCCAATCAAGGCGTCGAGGTGATCGAAGTTGGGCTAGGGGTGGATGATCCAGAGCAAGCGGTCATTGATGCCATCACCCCAAGTACCCGCCTGGTCTCGCTGTCCGCGGTACAATACGGTAGCGGCCTGCAAATGAATATGACGCGAATTGGTCAGGCCTGCAGGGCGCGCGATATCCTCTTTTGTGTGGATGCTATCCAGATTCTGGGGACCCAGCCCTTCGATGCCAATGAAGCTTGCGCAGACTTTGTGGTCGCCGACGGTCACAAATGGATGCTGGGGCCCGAAGGCCTTGCGCTGTTTTACTGCCGCAAGGAAGTACAACCCAGGCTCACACTGCGCCAGCACGGCTGGCATATGATCGCCAACGCCGGCGACTATAGCGAACATGAGTGGCAGGTAGCCGATAACGCCAAACGTTTTGAATGTGGCAGCCCCAATATGCTCGGTATTCATGCGCTGGAGGCATCCTTGTCGTTACTTCAGGACATCGGCATGGCTGAGGTAGAGCGTGAACTTCAGGCACGGGTGCAGTACCTCATTGACGGGCTGCAAGAGAGAGGCGCAACGCTGATTAGCGCCATGGCACCAGAGCGACGAGCCGGCATTGTCACCTTCCGGCTTCCTGACGAGTCGCCTTCCGAGACTTTCCAGCGTCTCAAACAAGGTGGCGTGGTCTGTGCTGAACGGGGCGGCGGCGTGCGCTTCTCTCCCCACTTTTACACGGCATTTTCTGTCATCGACCGGGCGCTGGCCCTGTTGTAA
- a CDS encoding TetR/AcrR family transcriptional regulator gives MGDLEKATRKAQEFRQRERQILDAALELFLEEGEDRVTVEMIADRVGIGKGTIYKHFETKNEIYLLLMIRYEEDLAEVFKQISDADNKERLVREYFRFRISDPKRYQLFDRLENKVIKDHALPELVEKLHSIREANFARLTEIVEARVAEGSLEEVPPIYHICSAWALAHGAVALMESPFYKRLIDDKDDFLDFLIEIGIRMGNKGQRGPR, from the coding sequence ATGGGTGACCTGGAGAAAGCCACGCGTAAAGCGCAGGAGTTTCGTCAGCGTGAACGGCAGATTCTTGATGCCGCTCTGGAGTTGTTTCTGGAGGAAGGCGAAGACCGGGTAACGGTGGAGATGATTGCCGACCGTGTAGGTATCGGTAAGGGCACCATCTATAAGCATTTTGAGACTAAAAACGAGATCTACCTGCTATTGATGATCCGCTATGAAGAGGATCTGGCAGAAGTGTTCAAGCAGATCTCGGACGCAGACAACAAAGAAAGGCTGGTGCGGGAGTATTTCCGCTTCCGCATTTCCGACCCCAAGCGTTATCAGTTGTTTGACCGTCTGGAAAACAAGGTGATCAAGGATCATGCCTTGCCGGAACTGGTGGAGAAACTGCATAGCATTCGCGAGGCCAACTTTGCCCGGCTGACCGAAATTGTGGAAGCCCGGGTGGCGGAGGGCTCGCTGGAAGAGGTGCCGCCAATCTACCATATCTGCTCAGCCTGGGCGCTGGCACACGGTGCTGTGGCCTTGATGGAGTCGCCGTTCTACAAGCGCCTGATTGATGACAAGGATGATTTCCTCGACTTCCTGATCGAGATCGGCATCCGCATGGGCAACAAGGGACAGCGGGGCCCGCGATGA
- the mltG gene encoding endolytic transglycosylase MltG, with the protein MRKKIRVFGLLVLLLVAGVPLAGAWVSSYLHRPLGVTEPKVVVVEQGAGLSRVLYNLQREGLLGDGHNATLRRLGARLYSGFTGMDGRLHVGEYQLEEGDSLLALLEKMDRGEVLQRSVTLVEGWNFRELRARLAAQETLTHTLDGLTDQQIMEKLGHPDRHPEGWFAPETYFYTRGTSDLTLLQRAMARQQQVLDDAWADRADDLPYDEPYEALIMASIVEKETGVPEERGEIAGVFVNRLRKGMRLQTDPTVIYGMGDSYQGNIRRSDLRRPTPYNTYTIFGLPPTPIAMPGKEAILAAVNPQSTEALYFVARGDGSHYFSKTLAQHEKAVREYQLRRRNGYRSSPGAAQ; encoded by the coding sequence ATGCGAAAAAAAATTCGAGTGTTTGGACTACTGGTCCTTCTCCTTGTGGCGGGTGTTCCCCTGGCGGGTGCCTGGGTCAGTAGCTATCTTCATCGTCCCCTGGGGGTCACCGAACCCAAGGTTGTGGTGGTCGAGCAGGGCGCTGGCCTGAGCCGTGTGCTTTACAACCTTCAGCGGGAGGGGCTGCTGGGCGATGGGCACAATGCCACGCTCCGTCGGCTTGGTGCGCGCCTGTACAGCGGCTTTACTGGCATGGATGGCCGTCTGCATGTGGGTGAGTATCAGCTTGAAGAGGGCGACTCCCTGCTCGCACTGCTGGAAAAAATGGACCGTGGCGAAGTGTTGCAGCGCAGCGTCACGCTGGTGGAGGGCTGGAACTTCCGTGAGCTGCGCGCGCGACTGGCGGCGCAGGAAACCCTGACGCATACCCTCGATGGTCTGACCGATCAGCAGATCATGGAGAAGCTGGGCCATCCGGATCGCCACCCTGAGGGCTGGTTTGCACCCGAAACTTATTTCTATACCCGCGGCACCTCTGACCTGACCTTGCTGCAGCGCGCCATGGCCCGTCAGCAGCAGGTACTGGATGATGCCTGGGCTGATCGGGCGGACGACCTTCCCTATGATGAGCCCTATGAGGCGCTGATCATGGCATCCATTGTGGAGAAGGAAACCGGTGTCCCTGAAGAGCGTGGCGAGATCGCAGGTGTGTTCGTCAATCGCCTGCGCAAGGGTATGCGCCTGCAGACCGACCCCACGGTTATTTATGGCATGGGAGACAGTTATCAGGGCAATATTCGCCGTTCGGATCTTCGCCGGCCCACGCCCTACAATACCTACACGATTTTTGGCCTCCCTCCCACGCCGATTGCCATGCCCGGCAAGGAAGCTATTCTTGCTGCGGTGAACCCGCAGAGCACCGAAGCACTGTATTTTGTGGCCCGCGGTGATGGCAGCCATTATTTTTCCAAGACGCTTGCCCAGCATGAGAAAGCCGTACGTGAGTATCAGCTGCGTCGGCGCAACGGCTACCGATCTTCGCCGGGTGCCGCTCAATGA
- a CDS encoding DNA polymerase III subunit delta': protein MAVTAARVQVPLPWHQDEMARLLDQHRQDRLPHALLISGPRGIGKLRLAESLAQTLLCNSGSDFPCGKCQGCQLSTAGTHPDYHRLSPEEGSKVIKIDQVRQLVNFATRTAQYDGYRIAILSPAEALNRNAQNALLKTLEEPGNKTLLMLISDQPTLLLPTIRSRCQQRTLGLPPREQALEWLQGQASDPSSLLDAAQGAPLQALALEQADWFADRARLLETVVSVAEGRQTSAQASSVLAKHDPIEMAAVIYGWLGRSLKQSVAEEEIADPQLAPLLKRLAAAVPAARLLRAAQRVLEGRRALLSGANPNKELLYEQWLLVLVGVDAVPVGY from the coding sequence ATGGCCGTAACCGCAGCCCGTGTGCAGGTGCCGTTGCCCTGGCATCAGGACGAAATGGCGCGCCTGCTGGATCAGCACCGTCAGGACAGATTGCCCCATGCGCTGTTAATCAGCGGTCCCAGAGGCATTGGCAAGCTTCGCCTGGCTGAATCCCTTGCCCAGACGCTGCTGTGTAACAGCGGTAGCGACTTCCCCTGCGGAAAATGCCAGGGGTGTCAGCTGAGTACAGCGGGTACGCACCCGGATTACCATCGCCTGAGCCCGGAAGAGGGCAGTAAGGTCATCAAGATTGATCAGGTGCGTCAACTGGTCAACTTTGCCACCCGCACCGCCCAGTATGACGGTTACCGGATCGCTATCCTCTCGCCAGCGGAAGCGCTTAACCGTAACGCCCAGAATGCCCTGCTCAAAACCCTGGAAGAGCCAGGTAACAAGACCCTGCTGATGCTGATCAGTGATCAGCCAACCCTGCTGCTGCCGACCATTCGCAGCCGTTGCCAGCAGCGCACGCTGGGGCTGCCTCCCCGCGAGCAGGCGCTGGAGTGGCTGCAAGGGCAGGCCAGTGACCCTTCGTCACTGCTTGATGCTGCTCAGGGCGCGCCGCTGCAGGCGCTGGCGCTGGAACAGGCAGACTGGTTCGCTGACCGGGCCCGATTGCTTGAGACGGTGGTGTCGGTGGCGGAAGGGCGGCAAACGTCTGCCCAGGCCTCCTCGGTACTGGCCAAGCATGACCCTATTGAGATGGCCGCAGTGATCTATGGCTGGCTGGGGCGTAGTCTCAAACAGTCTGTGGCTGAGGAAGAGATTGCGGATCCGCAGCTGGCACCGCTCTTGAAACGACTGGCGGCGGCGGTGCCCGCGGCACGGCTATTACGGGCCGCGCAACGGGTGCTGGAGGGGCGCCGGGCACTGTTGTCAGGAGCCAACCCCAACAAGGAGCTGCTCTACGAGCAGTGGTTACTGGTACTGGTAGGCGTTGACGCTGTGCCGGTGGGCTACTAA